A DNA window from Parabacteroides johnsonii DSM 18315 contains the following coding sequences:
- a CDS encoding catalase, with protein MNDRKLTTANGRPVADNQNTQTVGPRGQVLLQDPWLIEKLAHFDREVIPERRMHAKGSGAYGTFTVTNDITKYTKAAIFSEVGKKTDCFVRFSTVAGERGAADAERDIRGFAIKFYTEEGNWDLVGNNTPVFFLRDPLKFPDLNHAVKRDPKTNMRSANNNWDFWTLLPEALHQVTITMSPRGIPYSYRHMHGFGSHTYSFINADNERIWVKFHLKTLQGIKNLTDQEAEAIIAKDRESHQRDLFESIEKGDFPKWKFQIQLMTVEEANNYHINPFDLTKVWPHGDFPLMDVGILELNRNPENYFAEVEQAAFNPINIVDGIGFSPDKMLQGRLFSYGDAQRYRLGVNLEQIPVNKPRCPFHAYHRDGAMRVDGNYGAAKGYEPNSYGEWKDTPENKEPPYPANGPIYNYNEREYDDDYYSQPGALFRLMPADEQQLLFENTARQIGGAELFIQQRHVRNCYKADPAYGKGVADALGISLEDALQETR; from the coding sequence ATGAATGACAGAAAACTAACGACAGCCAACGGTCGTCCCGTTGCAGACAATCAGAACACGCAGACAGTGGGTCCGCGTGGGCAGGTCTTATTACAAGACCCATGGTTAATTGAAAAGCTCGCCCATTTCGACAGGGAAGTAATCCCCGAAAGACGTATGCATGCTAAAGGTTCAGGTGCCTATGGTACTTTTACCGTTACAAATGACATCACAAAATACACAAAAGCCGCGATATTCAGCGAAGTAGGTAAAAAAACAGACTGTTTTGTCCGCTTCTCGACCGTTGCCGGCGAACGTGGTGCTGCCGATGCGGAACGTGACATACGCGGTTTCGCTATTAAGTTCTATACCGAAGAAGGTAACTGGGACCTGGTGGGAAACAACACACCCGTATTCTTCCTGCGCGACCCGTTGAAGTTTCCAGACCTTAACCACGCCGTCAAACGGGATCCGAAAACAAACATGCGCAGTGCCAACAACAACTGGGACTTCTGGACCTTGCTTCCCGAAGCCTTACACCAAGTAACGATCACGATGAGCCCTCGCGGCATTCCCTATTCCTACCGTCACATGCATGGATTCGGAAGCCACACGTACAGCTTCATCAATGCCGATAACGAACGCATCTGGGTGAAATTCCATCTTAAGACATTACAGGGCATTAAGAACCTGACCGACCAGGAAGCCGAAGCGATCATTGCGAAAGACCGCGAATCACACCAGCGTGACCTTTTCGAAAGCATCGAGAAAGGCGATTTCCCGAAATGGAAGTTCCAAATCCAGTTGATGACAGTCGAAGAGGCAAACAACTATCACATCAACCCCTTCGATTTGACGAAGGTATGGCCGCACGGAGACTTCCCGTTGATGGATGTAGGTATCCTGGAACTGAACCGCAATCCGGAAAACTATTTCGCCGAGGTCGAACAAGCCGCCTTCAATCCGATAAATATCGTGGATGGTATCGGATTTTCTCCTGACAAGATGCTGCAAGGCCGCCTCTTCTCATACGGAGATGCACAACGTTACCGTTTAGGAGTCAACTTGGAGCAGATTCCGGTAAACAAACCGCGTTGTCCGTTCCATGCTTACCATCGCGACGGAGCCATGCGTGTAGACGGCAACTACGGTGCAGCCAAAGGATACGAGCCTAACAGTTACGGTGAATGGAAGGACACACCCGAAAACAAGGAACCGCCCTATCCTGCCAACGGTCCTATCTACAACTATAACGAGCGTGAATACGACGACGATTACTACAGCCAGCCCGGTGCACTATTCCGTCTGATGCCGGCCGACGAACAACAACTCCTGTTCGAAAACACTGCCCGTCAGATCGGAGGAGCCGAACTGTTCATCCAGCAACGTCACGTGCGCAATTGTTATAAGGCAGATCCCGCTTATGGCAAAGGTGTAGCCGATGCATTAGGAATCAGTCTGGAAGATGCATTACAAGAAACCAGATAA
- the fmt gene encoding methionyl-tRNA formyltransferase, producing the protein MKKEDLRIVYMGTPDFAVESLRALVEGGYNIVGVITMPDKPVGRHGSVLQASPVKQYAVSKELPVLQPEKLKDEAFLSELRALKADLQIVVAFRMLPEVVWNMPRLGTFNLHASLLPQYRGAAPINWAVINGDTETGATTFFLTHEIDTGKIIRQKHLPIADTDDVGIVHDSLMTMGAGLVLETVDLLLEGKADAVPQEEFYKDPSELRPAPKIFKETCRIDWHQPVKRIYDFIRGLSPYPAAWTEIVSPEGVRTTLKIYQAEKLFVAHELPVGTVRTDRKSYIDVAVEDGYLRLLSIQLAGKKRLPVADFLNGFKQIGEYKVD; encoded by the coding sequence ATGAAGAAAGAAGATTTACGAATCGTTTATATGGGCACTCCCGATTTTGCGGTGGAGAGCCTGCGTGCCTTGGTTGAGGGCGGATATAATATAGTAGGGGTGATTACGATGCCGGACAAGCCGGTCGGCCGTCATGGGAGTGTCTTGCAGGCAAGTCCTGTGAAGCAATATGCCGTATCGAAGGAATTGCCGGTACTCCAGCCGGAAAAACTGAAAGATGAGGCTTTTCTTTCCGAGCTGCGGGCTTTGAAAGCGGACTTGCAGATCGTCGTCGCTTTCCGTATGTTGCCGGAGGTTGTCTGGAATATGCCTCGCTTGGGAACGTTTAACCTTCATGCCTCTTTGCTTCCTCAATACAGGGGAGCTGCGCCTATCAACTGGGCGGTGATCAACGGAGATACAGAAACCGGTGCGACAACCTTTTTCCTGACTCACGAGATCGACACGGGGAAGATTATCCGCCAGAAGCATTTGCCTATTGCCGATACGGATGATGTGGGCATTGTCCATGATTCTCTGATGACAATGGGGGCCGGGTTGGTGTTGGAAACCGTCGATTTGCTGCTGGAAGGAAAAGCAGATGCCGTTCCTCAGGAAGAATTTTATAAAGATCCTTCCGAACTCCGGCCCGCTCCGAAGATTTTCAAAGAGACTTGCCGTATTGATTGGCATCAGCCGGTGAAAAGGATTTATGACTTTATTCGTGGTCTGTCTCCCTATCCGGCGGCCTGGACTGAAATCGTTTCTCCGGAAGGTGTGCGTACCACACTGAAAATCTATCAGGCAGAGAAGCTTTTTGTCGCACATGAACTTCCCGTCGGAACCGTCCGGACCGATCGTAAAAGTTATATCGATGTGGCAGTGGAAGATGGATACCTGCGTTTGCTATCCATTCAATTGGCCGGTAAGAAACGTTTGCCGGTGGCGGACTTCCTGAACGGGTTCAAACAGATAGGAGAATATAAAGTTGATTAA
- a CDS encoding chloride channel protein gives MKKDNFQLSTFNFQLFYRFLLWRDKHIQEKHFILIVSFLVGICTAAAAIILKSIIHFIQHLLTGNFNQDGANYLYLLYPVIGILLAGLFVKYIVRDDISHGVTKILYAISQRKSRIKPHNTWTSIVASSVTIGFGGSVGAEAPIVLTGAAIGSNLGRLFRMEQKTLMLLVGCGAAGAIAGIFKAPIAGVVFVVEVLLLDLTMTSVLPLLITSVTAATVSYIFTGTEAMFPFSQTEAFVIERIPYVLLLGVFCGLVSLYFTKVMNRVEGMYRNLNNYWKKFVVGGIMLSVLIFIFPPLYGEGYDTISSLLNGQFSHIMDKSMFYSLNDTYWGLQIFLTLILLFKVFASSATNAGGGCGGIFAPSLYLGCIAGFVFAHASNYFPFTMYLSEKNFALLGMAGIMSGVMHAPLTGVFLIAELTGGYALFLPLMIVSVSSYITIKMFLPHSIYSMRLAQKGELLTHHKDRAVLTLLNTDSVIERDFLTVSPEMSLGDMVKVIAKSGRNTFPVIDERGILLGLVLLDNIRNIMFRPELYNRFHVSKFMVSAPAKIQVGTPMEQIMRIFDDTKAWNLPVVDEEGRYIGFMSKSKIFNSYREVLVENFSGD, from the coding sequence ATGAAGAAGGATAACTTTCAACTTTCAACTTTCAACTTTCAACTTTTCTATCGCTTCCTGCTATGGCGGGACAAGCATATACAAGAGAAGCATTTCATACTGATCGTCAGTTTCCTGGTCGGTATCTGTACGGCGGCAGCAGCTATTATCCTGAAGTCGATCATCCATTTTATACAACATCTTCTGACCGGCAATTTCAATCAGGACGGGGCGAATTACTTGTATCTGCTCTATCCGGTGATCGGTATCCTGCTGGCCGGTTTGTTTGTAAAATATATCGTACGGGATGATATCAGCCATGGGGTGACGAAGATACTCTATGCCATTTCCCAACGAAAGAGCCGTATCAAGCCTCATAATACTTGGACTTCCATTGTTGCCAGTTCCGTTACCATCGGCTTTGGTGGATCGGTCGGGGCGGAGGCGCCTATCGTGTTGACGGGGGCGGCGATCGGTTCCAATTTGGGCCGCTTGTTCCGCATGGAGCAAAAGACGCTGATGTTGCTGGTCGGTTGTGGGGCTGCCGGTGCGATTGCCGGTATTTTCAAAGCTCCGATTGCAGGGGTGGTGTTTGTGGTGGAAGTGCTGTTGCTGGACTTGACGATGACGTCGGTACTGCCTTTGCTTATCACTTCGGTGACGGCTGCGACCGTTTCCTATATCTTTACGGGTACGGAAGCGATGTTTCCGTTTTCGCAGACTGAAGCGTTTGTGATCGAGCGTATCCCTTATGTGCTGCTGCTCGGGGTTTTCTGCGGTCTGGTGTCTCTCTATTTTACCAAGGTCATGAACCGGGTTGAGGGAATGTATCGCAACTTGAATAATTACTGGAAGAAATTCGTCGTCGGGGGGATCATGTTGAGTGTGTTGATCTTCATATTTCCTCCGCTCTACGGTGAAGGTTACGATACGATTTCGTCTTTGTTGAACGGGCAGTTTTCCCATATAATGGATAAGAGTATGTTCTATAGCTTGAACGATACCTATTGGGGATTGCAGATATTCCTTACGCTGATCCTGTTGTTTAAGGTCTTTGCTTCGAGTGCGACGAATGCAGGAGGCGGTTGCGGTGGTATATTTGCTCCCAGCTTGTATTTGGGATGTATTGCCGGATTCGTGTTTGCTCATGCGTCCAACTATTTCCCTTTTACGATGTATCTGTCGGAGAAGAATTTCGCCTTATTGGGAATGGCGGGAATCATGTCCGGTGTCATGCACGCGCCGCTGACCGGTGTCTTCCTGATTGCGGAGCTGACCGGAGGATACGCTCTTTTCCTTCCGCTGATGATCGTATCCGTGAGTTCTTATATCACGATCAAGATGTTTCTTCCGCACAGTATCTATTCAATGCGTCTGGCTCAGAAAGGAGAGTTGCTTACCCATCATAAAGACCGTGCCGTGTTGACGTTGCTGAATACCGACAGTGTGATCGAACGCGACTTCCTGACCGTCTCTCCCGAAATGTCTTTGGGAGATATGGTGAAGGTGATTGCCAAGAGCGGACGAAACACGTTCCCGGTTATCGACGAGCGGGGAATCCTGTTAGGACTCGTTCTGTTGGATAATATCCGGAACATTATGTTCCGCCCTGAGTTATATAACCGGTTTCACGTCTCCAAGTTCATGGTTTCGGCACCTGCCAAGATCCAGGTAGGGACGCCGATGGAGCAGATCATGCGTATCTTTGACGATACGAAGGCCTGGAACCTGCCGGTTGTAGATGAGGAAGGACGGTATATCGGTTTTATGTCCAAATCGAAGATATTTAATTCATACCGCGAAGTGCTGGTTGAAAACTTTTCAGGAGATTAA
- a CDS encoding sugar transferase encodes MKRSKQAGKYILSDFVSASVAWLLFNILRYEILFIINEGTDSLLDYLQYPGVLTGQIVIPFFWLVLYYFSGYYNKPFGKSRLTELFSTFITVLIGTIFVFFALLLDDIPRSINIYYRLFFGMFGLQFFITYIPRLLITQSGVRKIKNREWAMNVLIVGAGEKAVRIAHDLYRLGYDICGFVSEDERIPVKADRNQVLGTVEDIPVLMEKKNVDEIVLAVESKNNKMLLGILYSLYRYKRPIKVLADRFNMLSKIQLRTIRGIPLVDVTDNNFSPAGQNIKFFLDKVSSAVALLLLSPLFVYIAWRVKRDSPGPVFFRQERIGYLGQPFWMYKFRTMYVNAEENGPSLSSEDDPRVTPFGRVMRKYRLDELPQFWNVLKGDMSLVGPRPERKYFIDEIVKTAPYYYLLHNVRPGITSLGMVKYGYAASVDKMVERMEYDILYYENMSLTLDLTILIYTVKTVVTGKGI; translated from the coding sequence ATGAAGAGGAGCAAGCAGGCAGGAAAATACATATTATCGGATTTCGTATCGGCTTCGGTTGCGTGGTTGCTATTCAATATCCTTCGTTATGAAATCTTGTTCATTATTAATGAGGGAACTGATAGTCTGCTTGATTATTTGCAATATCCGGGTGTACTCACCGGCCAGATCGTCATTCCTTTCTTCTGGTTGGTGCTTTATTATTTTTCGGGATATTACAACAAGCCGTTTGGAAAGTCTCGCCTCACCGAACTTTTTTCGACATTCATTACTGTGCTGATCGGGACGATTTTCGTCTTCTTTGCTTTGCTGCTCGACGATATTCCCCGTTCGATCAATATCTATTATAGATTATTCTTCGGAATGTTCGGATTGCAGTTTTTCATTACCTACATTCCACGTTTGCTGATTACGCAGAGCGGGGTAAGAAAAATAAAGAACCGGGAATGGGCGATGAACGTGCTGATTGTCGGTGCGGGAGAGAAGGCGGTCCGTATCGCTCACGATTTGTATCGCTTGGGCTATGATATTTGCGGGTTTGTTTCGGAAGACGAGAGGATTCCGGTCAAGGCTGACCGGAATCAGGTGTTAGGGACGGTGGAAGATATTCCGGTTTTGATGGAAAAGAAGAATGTGGATGAAATCGTTTTGGCTGTCGAGTCGAAGAACAATAAGATGCTCTTGGGAATCCTTTATTCGCTCTACCGCTATAAACGTCCGATAAAAGTGCTGGCGGACCGGTTCAATATGCTTTCGAAAATCCAGCTTCGAACGATACGGGGAATCCCGTTGGTCGATGTGACGGATAACAACTTTTCACCGGCCGGGCAGAACATAAAGTTTTTTCTGGATAAGGTTTCTTCTGCTGTTGCATTGTTACTGCTTTCTCCTTTATTCGTCTATATTGCATGGCGGGTGAAGAGGGATTCTCCGGGACCCGTGTTTTTCCGTCAGGAGCGGATTGGTTATCTTGGACAGCCGTTTTGGATGTATAAGTTCCGTACCATGTATGTCAATGCTGAAGAGAACGGGCCGTCGCTTTCGTCGGAAGACGACCCGCGTGTAACGCCGTTCGGACGTGTCATGCGAAAATACCGGCTGGACGAATTGCCACAGTTCTGGAACGTACTGAAAGGGGATATGTCACTGGTCGGACCGCGCCCCGAACGGAAATATTTTATCGACGAGATTGTGAAGACGGCTCCTTATTATTATCTGTTGCACAATGTCCGTCCGGGCATTACCTCGTTGGGGATGGTGAAGTACGGCTATGCGGCAAGCGTGGACAAAATGGTGGAGCGTATGGAATATGATATATTGTATTACGAAAATATGTCGTTGACGTTGGATCTGACGATTCTGATCTATACGGTTAAGACTGTCGTTACCGGAAAAGGGATTTGA
- a CDS encoding L-threonylcarbamoyladenylate synthase yields MTEDIQKACEIMQAGGIILYPTDTIWGIGCDATNEKAVQKVYELKKRMDNKAMLVLTDSSAKLSMYVSDMPDIAWDLIEVADKPLTIIYPHAKNLANNLLGEDGSVGIRVTNEEFSRKLCERFRRPLVSTSANVSGEPSPGNFSEVSDSIKNGVDYIVKYRQDDMSKAGPSNIIKLGDGGVVQVIR; encoded by the coding sequence ATGACAGAAGATATTCAAAAAGCTTGCGAGATCATGCAGGCGGGAGGCATAATACTCTATCCTACAGATACGATCTGGGGAATTGGTTGCGATGCGACCAATGAGAAAGCCGTACAAAAAGTGTACGAGTTGAAGAAGAGAATGGACAATAAGGCTATGCTGGTATTGACCGACAGTTCGGCAAAGCTGAGCATGTACGTGTCGGATATGCCCGATATAGCCTGGGACCTGATCGAGGTGGCCGATAAACCGCTTACGATTATCTATCCTCATGCGAAGAATCTGGCGAATAATCTCTTGGGGGAAGACGGAAGTGTCGGTATCCGGGTGACGAACGAAGAGTTTTCCCGTAAACTGTGCGAGCGTTTCCGCAGACCGTTGGTATCTACCTCTGCGAACGTGAGCGGCGAACCTTCTCCGGGTAATTTCAGCGAGGTGTCGGACAGTATTAAGAACGGAGTCGATTATATTGTGAAATATCGCCAAGATGATATGAGCAAGGCGGGGCCTTCCAATATCATTAAGTTAGGAGACGGTGGCGTTGTCCAGGTAATCAGGTAA
- the recJ gene encoding single-stranded-DNA-specific exonuclease RecJ, protein MITKWNFQTPTEEELHKRDKLASEMGLSPFVCLLLVQRGLSTVEEVKKFFKPSLNDLHDPFLMPDMEKAVKRLNKALGNKEKILIYGDYDVDGTTAVSLVYKYLRPYSSTLDFYIPDRYDEGYGISYKGIDYARENGITLVISLDCGIKAIEKIEYAKQLGIDFIICDHHMPDDTLPDAVAVLDAKRVDSVYPYEHLSGCGVGFKFMQAFAKSNNFPFADLEKLLELTAVSIASDIVPITGENRILAYYGLKQLNSNPSLGLKGIIDICGLSGKEITISDIVFKIGPRINASGRMMNGKEAVELLLAKDVDVAREKSESINQYNEERRELDKKITDEANAIIDEFQNMEDRKAIIVYNPGWHKGVIGIVASRLTEKYYRPAVVLTKSSELITGSARSVTGFDIYKAIESCRDLLENFGGHTYAAGLSLKEENLDAFTQRFLKLAADEIIPEQMTPQIDIDAVLDLQDINSKFMSELKKMNPFGPDNQKPVFCSLGVKDYGTSKLVGKDLEHIKLELIDDKSNTPIHGIAFGMRQHNTHIKNMKPFNICYTIEENTYNGNTSLQLMVKDIKENDI, encoded by the coding sequence ATGATTACAAAATGGAACTTTCAAACCCCAACAGAAGAAGAGTTACATAAGAGAGACAAGCTGGCAAGCGAAATGGGACTCAGTCCGTTCGTATGTCTTTTGCTCGTTCAACGAGGACTCTCCACTGTTGAAGAGGTGAAGAAATTCTTTAAACCCAGCTTGAACGACTTGCATGATCCATTCCTCATGCCGGATATGGAAAAAGCTGTCAAGCGCTTGAATAAAGCATTGGGAAACAAAGAAAAGATTTTGATTTACGGAGACTACGATGTAGACGGCACAACTGCCGTTTCACTGGTCTACAAGTATTTGCGTCCTTATTCATCGACGCTGGATTTCTATATTCCGGACCGGTATGACGAAGGATACGGGATTTCGTATAAAGGGATCGACTACGCCCGGGAAAACGGAATCACGCTGGTGATCTCGCTCGACTGCGGTATCAAAGCCATCGAAAAGATCGAATATGCCAAGCAATTGGGAATCGATTTTATCATCTGCGACCATCATATGCCGGACGACACATTGCCGGATGCGGTCGCCGTGCTGGATGCCAAACGGGTGGACTCGGTCTATCCGTACGAACATCTGTCGGGGTGTGGCGTCGGCTTCAAGTTCATGCAGGCATTCGCCAAAAGCAACAACTTCCCGTTCGCCGACCTGGAAAAACTGCTGGAACTGACGGCTGTCAGCATCGCCTCGGACATCGTCCCTATCACTGGCGAAAACCGCATATTGGCTTATTACGGTCTAAAGCAGCTTAACAGCAATCCGAGCCTCGGCCTGAAAGGGATTATCGATATCTGCGGTCTGTCGGGCAAAGAGATCACGATCAGCGACATCGTCTTTAAGATCGGACCGCGCATCAACGCTTCCGGACGTATGATGAACGGAAAGGAGGCAGTCGAACTACTCTTGGCAAAGGATGTGGACGTGGCCCGCGAAAAGAGCGAAAGCATCAACCAGTATAACGAAGAACGCCGCGAACTGGACAAAAAGATCACAGACGAGGCGAACGCCATCATCGACGAATTCCAGAATATGGAAGACCGTAAGGCGATCATCGTCTACAATCCGGGATGGCATAAAGGGGTGATCGGGATCGTCGCTTCCCGCCTGACGGAAAAATACTACCGCCCGGCAGTCGTCCTGACGAAATCGTCCGAACTGATTACCGGTTCCGCCCGTTCGGTTACGGGATTCGACATATACAAAGCGATAGAAAGCTGCCGCGACCTGCTGGAAAACTTCGGGGGCCATACCTATGCCGCCGGCCTCTCCCTGAAAGAGGAAAACTTAGATGCTTTCACCCAGCGGTTCCTCAAACTGGCTGCCGACGAGATCATTCCCGAACAGATGACGCCGCAGATCGATATAGATGCCGTACTGGACCTGCAAGATATCAATTCAAAGTTCATGAGCGAACTGAAAAAAATGAACCCGTTCGGCCCGGACAACCAGAAGCCCGTATTCTGCTCTCTCGGAGTCAAAGACTACGGGACCAGCAAATTGGTAGGGAAAGACCTTGAACACATCAAATTGGAACTGATCGACGACAAGTCGAACACACCGATACATGGCATTGCTTTCGGTATGCGCCAACACAATACGCATATCAAGAACATGAAACCTTTCAATATCTGCTACACCATCGAGGAGAACACCTATAACGGCAACACGTCGTTGCAACTCATGGTGAAGGACATCAAGGAGAACGATATATGA
- a CDS encoding RecQ family ATP-dependent DNA helicase has protein sequence MDVYHKILGKYWGYPAFRPLQEEIIRSVCAGKDTLGLMPTGGGKSITFQVPALAMDGICLVITPLIALMRDQVDNLRRVGIKATAVYSGMSRQEIAGELENCVSGQNKFLYVSPERLATGLFREKLQAMNVCLLVVDESHCISQWGYDFRPSYLHIADIREQLPGVPVLALTATATPEVVDDIQGRLLFQEKNVFRKSFVRPNLAYIVRRTEDKLGTLAYILGKVPGTAIVYARNRKLTKEVAIFLQQSGISADFFHAGLSREEKVIRQSRWKNNECRVIVATNAFGMGIDKPDVRLVIHLDMPESLEEYFQEAGRAGRDSRKAFAVALCTDTDSFHLRKRIDDEFPEKKLIGKVYEALGDYFRIQEGQGKDIVYNFELTDFYSTCQFPPLQVHHALKLLELSGYIEYCEGMDESSFQTAPQITYTHPRVRKNALIIPSSAYEERRERMKKRISKVVEYMDGEHICRSRLLLSYFGEKNTEDCGCCDVCLSKNDSGLNNRDFNAIRDLLLELLSTRQPLPVTALLPLLPFPEEKIVTTIRFLAEHDKRFYLKEGKVGISC, from the coding sequence GTGGATGTCTACCATAAGATTTTAGGGAAGTATTGGGGATACCCTGCTTTCCGTCCTTTACAGGAAGAGATCATTCGTTCTGTCTGTGCCGGAAAAGATACACTCGGGCTTATGCCTACGGGAGGTGGCAAATCGATCACCTTTCAGGTTCCGGCGCTGGCGATGGATGGAATTTGCCTTGTCATTACCCCGCTTATCGCTTTGATGCGCGACCAAGTCGACAATCTGCGCCGGGTCGGAATCAAAGCCACAGCAGTGTATTCGGGTATGAGCCGCCAGGAAATCGCCGGGGAGCTGGAAAATTGCGTTTCCGGACAAAATAAGTTCCTGTATGTTTCACCCGAACGGCTTGCCACCGGATTATTCAGGGAAAAGTTGCAGGCCATGAACGTCTGCCTGTTAGTGGTAGACGAGAGTCATTGTATCTCGCAATGGGGCTATGACTTCCGTCCTTCCTACCTCCACATCGCCGATATACGGGAGCAACTGCCCGGAGTGCCGGTACTGGCACTGACGGCAACCGCCACACCCGAAGTCGTGGACGACATACAGGGACGACTGCTTTTCCAGGAAAAAAATGTCTTCCGGAAAAGTTTTGTCCGCCCGAATCTCGCCTATATCGTGCGCCGTACGGAAGACAAGTTAGGCACACTGGCCTACATACTCGGAAAAGTGCCCGGTACGGCTATCGTCTACGCACGAAACCGCAAGCTGACCAAGGAGGTGGCAATCTTCCTGCAACAATCGGGAATATCGGCCGACTTTTTCCATGCCGGATTAAGCCGGGAGGAAAAGGTGATCCGGCAAAGCCGCTGGAAAAACAATGAATGCCGCGTAATAGTGGCCACGAACGCTTTCGGGATGGGGATCGACAAACCGGATGTACGACTGGTCATCCATCTGGATATGCCGGAGTCATTGGAGGAATATTTCCAGGAGGCAGGCCGTGCCGGACGGGACAGCCGGAAGGCCTTTGCGGTGGCTCTCTGCACAGATACGGATAGTTTTCATCTGAGAAAGCGGATAGACGATGAGTTTCCCGAAAAGAAGCTGATCGGGAAAGTGTATGAAGCGTTGGGCGATTATTTCCGGATTCAGGAAGGACAGGGAAAAGATATCGTTTATAACTTCGAACTGACGGATTTCTATTCCACCTGCCAATTTCCTCCGTTACAGGTGCATCATGCATTGAAGTTGCTGGAACTATCCGGCTACATCGAATATTGCGAAGGAATGGACGAATCTTCCTTCCAGACCGCTCCCCAAATCACTTATACGCATCCACGCGTGCGAAAAAATGCCCTTATTATCCCATCCTCCGCTTATGAGGAACGTCGGGAAAGAATGAAAAAGCGCATTTCGAAAGTGGTGGAATACATGGACGGGGAACATATCTGCCGGAGCCGTCTGCTACTCTCCTATTTCGGAGAAAAGAATACGGAAGATTGCGGGTGTTGCGACGTCTGCCTTTCCAAGAATGATTCCGGCTTGAACAATCGGGATTTCAATGCCATACGCGACCTGTTGCTCGAACTGCTATCTACCCGGCAACCGCTTCCTGTCACCGCTTTGCTCCCTTTATTGCCTTTTCCGGAGGAGAAAATCGTCACCACCATCCGCTTTTTGGCCGAGCATGACAAACGGTTTTATTTGAAGGAGGGAAAGGTCGGGATTTCCTGTTAA